From a single Oreochromis niloticus isolate F11D_XX linkage group LG3, O_niloticus_UMD_NMBU, whole genome shotgun sequence genomic region:
- the LOC100702738 gene encoding uncharacterized protein LOC100702738, whose translation MLKFKWIAVLLYTFSWISSIVTQFYAVEVQPGEEVTLECSNFSRHPGHIFWFKMTNRPNVSRISSMVTAERNASLQDGLQAGKFNMTSNTSVLFLNIKHLDSSDSGLYFCGEYKDDKTVISSGTYLKVQDVFDGLTNVMTVILGSLIVLLLLVIIGLAAQIRKFHPAQDDGQNPQQSENVDTDDMNYAALNFHPKAKIRRPVPQSELDTNVVYASTKHLKNNRNINTE comes from the exons ATGCTGAAATTTAAGTGGATTGCAGTTTTACTCTACACTTTCA GTTGGATCTCTTCCATAGTCACACAGTTTTATGCTGTGGAGGTTCAGCCTGGTGAAGAAGTCACACTGGAGTGCTCCAACTTTAGCAGACATCCTGGTCACATATTCTGGTTCAAAATGACCAACAGACCCAACGTGAGCAGAATCTCATCTATGGTCACTGCTGAAAGAAATGCTTCTCTCCAAGATGGTCTTCAAGCTGGCAAATTTAACATGACGTCCAACACCTCTGTGCTGTTTCTCAATATCAAACACCTGGATTCATCTGACTCTGGCTTGTATTTCTGTGGAGAGTACAAAGATGATAAGACGGTAATTTCAAGTGGAACATATTTAAAGGTGCAAG ATGTGTTTGATGGATTAACAAATGTGATGACTGTGATCCTGGGCAGTTTAATTGTTCTTCTTCTACTGGTCATCATTGGTCTGGCTGCCCAAATCAGGAAATTTCATCCAG CTCAAGATGATGGACAGAATCCACAACAGAGTGAG AATGTGGATACTGATGACATGAACTATGCAGCACTGAATTTCCATCCCAAAGCTAAAATCAGAAGGCCTGTACCACAGAGTGAGCTGGACACAAATGTGGTGTATGCTTCTACAAAACACTTGAAAAACAACAGGAACATCAACACAGAGTGA